The following are from one region of the Nymphaea colorata isolate Beijing-Zhang1983 chromosome 7, ASM883128v2, whole genome shotgun sequence genome:
- the LOC116257998 gene encoding putative F-box protein PP2-B12 produces MTMFQSFVLSPKSVWICWAEDPQYWRVSPMLNSRFSQKAELLDVCWLQIRGTFDTAILDKDTTYSVLYFFKHNDPATGLESPAEVSLSQKDGSIICSRKVHLNPGSPDLIKQEGEEWLAVEVGKFQPAKVSREITANLLDGTTHWKTGLVFAGVEIRAVSA; encoded by the exons ATGACCATGTTCCAATCTTTCGTCCTATCTCCCAAGTCTGTCTGGATTTGCTGGGCAGAAGATCCCCAATATTGGAGGGTGTCCCCTATGCTGAATTCACG GTTTTCACAGAAAGCAGAGCTCTTAGACGTCTGCTGGCTGCAGATCCGGGGCACATTTGATACAGCAATTCTCGACAAAGACACCACATATTCAGTCCTGTATTTCTTCAAACACAATGATCCAGCAACAGGTCTGGAAAGCCCAGCAGAGGTTTCTCTCTCACAGAAAGATGGGAGCATAATCTGCAGCCGGAAGGTGCATCTGAACCCCGGCAGCCCCGACCTGATAAAACAAGAAGGAGAGGAATGGCTGGCAGTTGAGGTGGGCAAGTTTCAGCCGGCCAAAGTTAGTCGCGAGATCACTGCTAATCTGCTGGACGGCACCACTCACTGGAAGACTGGCCTCGTGTTTGCTGGGGTGGAGATTCGTGCTGTCTCCGCTTGA